In one Hoplias malabaricus isolate fHopMal1 chromosome X1, fHopMal1.hap1, whole genome shotgun sequence genomic region, the following are encoded:
- the LOC136675964 gene encoding endophilin-A2-like, protein MSVAGLKKQFYKASQMVSEKVGGAEGTKLDEDFKDLERKADVTSKAIVDVLARTSEYLQPNPASRAKLSMLNTMSKIRGQVKSTGYPQAEGLLGECMVRYGRDMGEDTNFGGALLEMGESMKRLAEVKDSLDIDVKQNFIDPFQTIVDKDLKDIQQQLKKLEGRRLDYDYKKKRQGKIPDEELRMSLEKFHESKEAAEISMHNLLETDVEQVSQLTALVESQLQYHRQAVQVLEELTERMKDRLDNAQAQPRRKRMPKPLPSFDSESDPNDGYSPTNSPPSYSAAPSLPNRPSLRQKRTSTDQPCCKALYDFEPENDGELGFNEGDVITLINQIDENWYEGMIRGQQGYFPCNYVEILVPLHR, encoded by the exons ATGGTGAGTGAGAAGGTTGGAGGAGCAGAAGGCACTAAACTGGACGAAGACTTTAAGGACCTGGAGAGG AAAGCTGATGTCACCAGTAAAGCCATAGTGGATGTGCTGGCCAGGACCTCTGAGTACCTGCAGCCCAACCCAG CATCTCGGGCCAAGCTGTCCATGCTTAACACTATGTCCAAGATTCGAGGACAGGTCAAGAGCACTGGCTACCCTCAGGCCGAAGGATTGCTGGGAGAGTGCATGGTCAGATACGGTCGCGACATGGGAGAGGACACAAACTTTG GTGGTGCTCTTCTTGAGATGGGGGAATCAATGAAGAGACTTGCTGAAGTGAAGGACTCTCTGGATATTGATGTGAAGCAGAATTTCATCGACCCTTTCCAGACCATTGTAGACAAGGACCTCAAGGACATTCAG CAACAACTAAAGAAGCTTGAGGGCCGCAGACTGGATTACGACTACAAGAAAAAGCGCCAGGGGAAGATTCCAGATGAGGAGCTGCGCATGAGCCTGGAGAAATTCCATGAGTCTAAAGAAGCAGCAGAGATCAGCATGCACAACCTCTTAGAAACTGAT gtggaaCAGGTGAGCCAGCTGACCGCTCTGGTGGAGTCTCAGCTGCAGTATCACAGACAGGCCGTCCAGGTGCTGGAGGAGCTtacagagagaatgaaagataG aCTGGACAATGCTCAAGCTCAGCCACGTCGGAAACGAATGCCCAAGCCGCTGCCCAGCTTTGACTCTGAAAGCGACCCGAACGACGGCTACAGTCCGACTAACTCTCCCCCGTCGTACTCCGCAG CCCCTTCACTGCCCAACCGACCGTCTCTTCGCCAGAAACGCACCT CGACGGACCAGCCGTGCTGTAAAGCTCTGTATGACTTTGAGCCGGAGAATGACGGGGAGCTGGGCTTCAACGAGGGTGACGTCATCACACTGATCAACCAGATCGACGAGAACTGGTACGAAGGGATGATCCGCGGCCAGCAGGGCTACTTCCCGTGCAACTACGTGGAGATTCTAGTGCCCCTGCATCGCTGA